A DNA window from Helianthus annuus cultivar XRQ/B chromosome 15, HanXRQr2.0-SUNRISE, whole genome shotgun sequence contains the following coding sequences:
- the LOC110911478 gene encoding uncharacterized protein LOC110911478 isoform X2 yields the protein MSRPLFLRILNEVVANEPYFVQRRDNIGRLGLSSMQKITAALRMLAYGVSADFMDEYIRIGESTAMESLKKFCETIVSIFSVEYLRSPNTNDLWIWHAFFGLPGSYNDINVLERSSVFTELAQGRAPPVNYTVNGHDYTMGYYLADGIYPKWQTFVKTIPSPRGNKNKYFAKAQESARKDVERAFGVLQQRFAIIRGPSRMFKLKVLTNIMKACVILHNMIIEDERDDGDSLNIEYDQLDDDLPELSRTQTNEFMDFIQRRLHIKDSSAHHQLQEDLIEHQWLLYSQQ from the coding sequence ATGAGTCGTCCTCTATTTCTCCGTATTCTAAATGAGGTTGTGGCTAACGAGCCATACTTCGTCCAAAGAAGAGATAATATCGGAAGACTCGGTTTATCTTCTATGCAAAAGATAACGGCGGCGCTTAGAATGTTGGCCTATGGGGTTAGTGCTGATTTTATGGATGAATACATACGCATCGGTGAAAGCACAGCAATGGAGAGTCTCAAAAAATTCTGTGAGACGATAGTAAGTATTTTTTCAGTTGAATATCTACGGTCACCAAACACCAATGATCTCTGGATATGGCATGCATTTTTTGGTTTGCCCGGTTCATATAACGACATTAACGTGTTAGAGAGATCTTCTGTTTTCACGGAACTTGCACAAGGGCGTGCTCCACCAGTCAATTACACAGTCAACGGCCACGACTATACTATGGGGTATTACCTTGCAGATGGCATTTATCCTAAGTGGCAAACATTTGTAAAAACGATTCCATCACCAAGAGGGAACAAGAATAAATATTTTGCAAAAGCACAAGAATCTGCAAGAAAAGATGTCGAGCGAGCATTTGGTGTACTTCAACAACGATTTGCAATCATTCGAGGACCTTCACGAATGTTCAAATTGAAGGTACTAACAAATATAATGAAAGCATGTGTTATTcttcataacatgatcattgaagacgaaCGTGATGATGGTGATAGTCTTAACATCGAGTATGATCAACTTGACGATGATCTCCCTGAATTGTCGCGCACTCAAACAAATGAGTTTATGGACTTCATCCAACGTCGTCTTCATATTAAAGATAGCTCAGCACATCATCAGCTTCAAGAAGATCTAATTGAACATCAATGGCTACTCTATTCCCAACAATAA
- the LOC110911478 gene encoding uncharacterized protein LOC110911478 isoform X1 — protein MVRTFFRKLLRYLSSEDDSDDDLDEDVEEQCTRKRRKFIRRNHIQGHERLYRDYFAENPVYPSNLFRRRFRMSRPLFLRILNEVVANEPYFVQRRDNIGRLGLSSMQKITAALRMLAYGVSADFMDEYIRIGESTAMESLKKFCETIVSIFSVEYLRSPNTNDLWIWHAFFGLPGSYNDINVLERSSVFTELAQGRAPPVNYTVNGHDYTMGYYLADGIYPKWQTFVKTIPSPRGNKNKYFAKAQESARKDVERAFGVLQQRFAIIRGPSRMFKLKVLTNIMKACVILHNMIIEDERDDGDSLNIEYDQLDDDLPELSRTQTNEFMDFIQRRLHIKDSSAHHQLQEDLIEHQWLLYSQQ, from the coding sequence ATGGTTCGTACATTCTTTCGCAAGTTGTTGAGATACCTATCTTCGGAAGATGATAGCGATGATGATCTTGATGAGGATGTCGAAGAACAATGTACTCGCAAACGTCGTAAATTTATTCGACGCAATCATATTCAGGGACATGAGCGTTTATATCGTGATTATTTTGCAGAAAATCCAGTATATCCCTCGAATCTGTTTCGACGGAGATTTCGGATGAGTCGTCCTCTATTTCTCCGTATTCTAAATGAGGTTGTGGCTAACGAGCCATACTTCGTCCAAAGAAGAGATAATATCGGAAGACTCGGTTTATCTTCTATGCAAAAGATAACGGCGGCGCTTAGAATGTTGGCCTATGGGGTTAGTGCTGATTTTATGGATGAATACATACGCATCGGTGAAAGCACAGCAATGGAGAGTCTCAAAAAATTCTGTGAGACGATAGTAAGTATTTTTTCAGTTGAATATCTACGGTCACCAAACACCAATGATCTCTGGATATGGCATGCATTTTTTGGTTTGCCCGGTTCATATAACGACATTAACGTGTTAGAGAGATCTTCTGTTTTCACGGAACTTGCACAAGGGCGTGCTCCACCAGTCAATTACACAGTCAACGGCCACGACTATACTATGGGGTATTACCTTGCAGATGGCATTTATCCTAAGTGGCAAACATTTGTAAAAACGATTCCATCACCAAGAGGGAACAAGAATAAATATTTTGCAAAAGCACAAGAATCTGCAAGAAAAGATGTCGAGCGAGCATTTGGTGTACTTCAACAACGATTTGCAATCATTCGAGGACCTTCACGAATGTTCAAATTGAAGGTACTAACAAATATAATGAAAGCATGTGTTATTcttcataacatgatcattgaagacgaaCGTGATGATGGTGATAGTCTTAACATCGAGTATGATCAACTTGACGATGATCTCCCTGAATTGTCGCGCACTCAAACAAATGAGTTTATGGACTTCATCCAACGTCGTCTTCATATTAAAGATAGCTCAGCACATCATCAGCTTCAAGAAGATCTAATTGAACATCAATGGCTACTCTATTCCCAACAATAA